In Rhodovulum sulfidophilum DSM 1374, the following are encoded in one genomic region:
- a CDS encoding cold-shock protein, with protein MATGTVKWFNTTKGFGFIAPDGGKKDVFVHISAVERSGLAGLQDGQKVSFEIEAGRDGRESATKLAEI; from the coding sequence ATGGCTACCGGCACCGTGAAATGGTTCAACACCACCAAAGGCTTCGGCTTCATCGCCCCGGACGGCGGCAAGAAAGACGTGTTCGTGCACATCTCTGCCGTCGAACGCTCGGGCCTGGCCGGCCTGCAGGACGGCCAGAAAGTGTCGTTCGAGATCGAAGCCGGCCGCGACGGCCGTGAATCGGCGACCAAACTGGCCGAAATCTGA
- a CDS encoding TRAP transporter substrate-binding protein: MGPERSAGRPTGKLAGKLVGAFAAATAAIWTTGAALAQDYTFKLHHFLPATSPTQTETLEPWARAVEARSGGRVRIEIYPSMTLGGRPPELVTQARDGVVDLIWVVNGYTPGLFPRTEVMELPNVYVNDPGAANLALADLFETDLKPDYKGLEVMFLHVHAGNGIALRGPEIHAPADLAGKKMRIPSRTGAWVLEALGAVPVAMPVPELPQALQKGVVDGALVPFEIVPALKLQDQTDRLIEGDSHTRFGTTTFQMSMNKARWDSLPPEIQAAFREASGPEWLAELGRIWRGTEETGVAITTAAGRSHQVLSPEETEAFRTALAPVVERWIEDAERRGIDGAALVARARAAIAAHESR, from the coding sequence ATGGGACCGGAACGCAGCGCCGGAAGGCCAACCGGAAAACTGGCCGGAAAACTGGTTGGCGCATTTGCCGCGGCAACGGCCGCGATCTGGACCACGGGCGCGGCACTGGCGCAGGATTACACCTTCAAGCTGCACCATTTCCTGCCCGCGACCTCGCCCACCCAGACCGAGACGCTCGAACCCTGGGCGCGCGCGGTCGAGGCCCGCTCGGGCGGCCGGGTCAGGATCGAGATCTATCCCTCGATGACGCTGGGCGGACGCCCGCCCGAACTGGTGACCCAGGCCCGCGACGGGGTGGTCGACCTGATCTGGGTGGTGAACGGCTACACGCCGGGCCTGTTTCCCCGGACCGAGGTGATGGAGCTTCCGAATGTCTATGTGAACGATCCCGGCGCGGCCAATCTGGCGCTGGCAGATCTGTTCGAGACCGACCTCAAGCCCGACTACAAGGGGCTCGAGGTGATGTTCCTGCATGTGCATGCCGGCAACGGCATCGCCTTGCGCGGTCCCGAGATCCATGCCCCGGCCGATCTGGCGGGCAAGAAGATGCGGATCCCGTCGCGCACCGGCGCCTGGGTGCTCGAGGCGCTGGGCGCGGTGCCGGTGGCGATGCCGGTGCCCGAACTGCCGCAGGCACTGCAGAAGGGCGTGGTCGATGGCGCGCTGGTGCCGTTCGAGATCGTGCCCGCGCTGAAGCTGCAGGACCAGACCGACCGGCTGATCGAGGGCGACAGCCATACCCGCTTCGGCACCACCACCTTCCAGATGTCGATGAACAAGGCGCGCTGGGACAGCCTGCCGCCCGAGATCCAGGCCGCCTTCCGCGAGGCCTCGGGCCCGGAATGGCTGGCCGAGCTGGGCCGGATCTGGCGCGGCACCGAAGAAACCGGGGTCGCCATCACCACCGCCGCGGGGCGCAGCCATCAGGTCCTGAGCCCCGAGGAGACCGAGGCCTTCCGCACGGCGCTCGCCCCGGTCGTCGAGCGCTGGATCGAGGACGCGGAACGCCGCGGCATCGACGGCGCCGCGCTGGTCGCCCGCGCCCGCGCCGCGATCGCCGCCCACGAGAGCCGCTGA
- a CDS encoding TRAP transporter large permease, with amino-acid sequence MPDPMMLGLIGLGALVLLIAGRMPIAYAMILVGGGGIAALNSPALLLNQLKTLAWGQFSIYDLSVVPLFVLMGALAGHAGLSAALFRAGAAWLGWMRGGTAMAAIAACAGFGAVCGSSLATASTMGKVALPELRRQNYSGALATGTLAAGGTLGILIPPSVVLILYAILVEANVVTMFMAALLPAALAVLLFLLTIAGYVALRPGAGPAHAPAGQAEFRAATMGVLPVLGIFALVLGGIYLGLYNPTPGAAVGVALVWAYGTLRGRLGLGALRASVLETAATSGMIYLILLGAELMKIFMSRAGLPQAGAEWIAGAGLAPLAVLVLLLAALIVLGCLMDSLSMILLVIPFFWPVLVEVNGGLYQMAEGSGFGMGTEELKIWFGILALIVVELGLITPPVGMNVFVISSLARDVSMAETFRGVLPFFLAELFRVGLLLAFPALVLWLPRVLGG; translated from the coding sequence ATGCCTGATCCGATGATGCTGGGCCTGATCGGGCTTGGCGCGCTGGTCCTCCTGATCGCGGGGCGGATGCCCATCGCCTATGCGATGATCCTGGTCGGTGGCGGCGGCATCGCCGCGCTGAACAGCCCGGCGCTGCTTCTGAACCAGCTCAAGACGCTGGCCTGGGGCCAGTTCTCGATCTACGACCTGTCGGTGGTGCCGCTCTTCGTGCTGATGGGGGCGCTGGCGGGCCATGCCGGGCTGTCGGCGGCGCTGTTCCGGGCGGGTGCGGCCTGGCTCGGCTGGATGCGCGGGGGAACCGCGATGGCCGCCATCGCCGCCTGCGCGGGCTTCGGCGCGGTCTGCGGCTCGTCGCTCGCCACCGCCTCGACCATGGGCAAGGTCGCCCTGCCCGAGCTGCGGCGCCAGAACTATTCGGGCGCGCTGGCCACCGGCACGCTGGCGGCGGGCGGCACGCTCGGCATCCTGATCCCGCCCTCGGTGGTGCTGATCCTCTACGCGATCCTGGTCGAGGCCAATGTGGTCACCATGTTCATGGCCGCGCTCTTGCCGGCGGCGCTTGCGGTGCTGCTGTTCCTTCTGACCATCGCGGGCTATGTCGCGCTGCGGCCCGGCGCCGGGCCCGCCCATGCCCCGGCCGGACAGGCCGAGTTCCGCGCCGCGACCATGGGCGTGCTGCCGGTGCTGGGCATCTTCGCGCTGGTGCTCGGCGGCATCTATCTGGGGCTTTACAACCCGACGCCGGGCGCCGCCGTGGGCGTCGCGCTGGTCTGGGCCTATGGCACGCTGCGCGGGCGGCTCGGCCTCGGCGCCCTGCGCGCCTCGGTGCTGGAGACCGCCGCGACCTCTGGCATGATCTACCTGATCCTGCTGGGCGCCGAGCTGATGAAGATCTTCATGTCCCGTGCGGGCCTGCCCCAGGCGGGTGCCGAGTGGATCGCGGGCGCCGGGCTTGCACCGCTCGCGGTGCTGGTCCTGCTTCTGGCCGCGCTGATCGTGCTGGGCTGCCTGATGGACAGCCTGTCGATGATCCTTCTGGTGATCCCGTTCTTCTGGCCGGTGCTGGTCGAGGTCAATGGCGGGCTGTACCAGATGGCCGAGGGCTCGGGCTTCGGCATGGGCACCGAGGAGCTTAAGATCTGGTTCGGCATCCTCGCCCTCATCGTCGTCGAGCTGGGTCTGATCACCCCGCCGGTCGGCATGAATGTCTTCGTGATCTCGTCCCTGGCCCGCGACGTGTCGATGGCCGAGACCTTCCGGGGCGTGCTGCCCTTCTTCCTGGCCGAGCTTTTCCGCGTCGGCCTGCTGCTGGCCTTTCCGGCGCTGGTGCTGTGGCTTCCGCGCGTGCTCGGCGGCTGA
- a CDS encoding TRAP transporter small permease, which produces MARRALAAAVAFWAILGGLVLAGVVGLNLASILGGMVGHPVPGDFELTEIGTAIAVFAFLPWCQLTRANVTADVFTMGASPIWTARMSLAGSLAALAVAGILFWRMSLGLADQHAYGYTSAILQIPLWPCFVPVLVSLALLALAAAATLAEDATAARGRGNA; this is translated from the coding sequence ATGGCCCGGCGCGCGCTGGCCGCCGCGGTCGCATTCTGGGCGATCCTCGGCGGGCTGGTGCTGGCGGGCGTGGTCGGGCTGAACCTGGCCTCGATCCTCGGCGGGATGGTCGGCCATCCGGTCCCGGGCGATTTCGAGCTGACCGAGATCGGCACCGCCATCGCCGTTTTCGCCTTCCTGCCCTGGTGCCAGCTGACCCGCGCCAATGTCACGGCCGATGTCTTCACCATGGGCGCGTCACCGATCTGGACCGCGCGGATGAGCCTTGCCGGGTCGCTGGCCGCCCTTGCCGTGGCCGGGATCCTGTTCTGGCGCATGAGCCTCGGGCTCGCCGATCAGCACGCCTATGGCTATACCAGCGCGATCCTGCAGATCCCGCTCTGGCCCTGCTTCGTGCCGGTGCTGGTCTCGCTGGCGCTGTTGGCGCTGGCAGCCGCCGCGACCTTGGCCGAGGATGCCACCGCGGCGCGCGGGAGGGGCAATGCCTGA